The following are encoded in a window of Palaemon carinicauda isolate YSFRI2023 chromosome 31, ASM3689809v2, whole genome shotgun sequence genomic DNA:
- the LOC137624931 gene encoding keratin-associated protein 19-4-like, translating to MRTISVALLLLVALFALLELTGALPAPEPSRRHFFGGSPYGFGGYGYKPLGFGFGYGGYGGGFGGFEGFGGGYGGFGGFYG from the exons ATGAGAACA ATCAGTGTTGCTCTTTTGCTGTTGGTGGCCCTTTTTGCCCTCCTGGAATTGACTGGAGCCCTTCCAGCACCTGAACCCAGCAGACGCCATTTCTTTGGGGGTAGTCCCTATGGCTTTGGAGGTTACGGCTACAAACCACTTGGCTTTGGCTTTGGCTACGGCGGGTATGGAGGCGGATTTGGAGGTTTTGAAGGGTTTGGTGGTGGCTATGGTGGCTTTGGAGGATTTTACGGGTGA
- the LOC137624932 gene encoding keratin-associated protein 19-8-like: MKTISVALLVLVAFFALMEPTGALPAPEPSRRFFFGGSPYGFGGYGYRPHGFGFGYGGYGGGFGGFGGGYGGFGGFYG; encoded by the exons ATGAAGACG ATCAGTGTTGCCCTCTTGGTATTGGTGGCATTTTTTGCCCTCATGGAACCGACTGGAGCCCTTCCAGCACCTGAACCCAGCCGACGGTTCTTCTTTGGAGGTAGTCCCTATGGATTCGGCGGCTATGGCTACAGACCACATGGCTTTGGCTTTGGCTACGGTGGATACGGAGGCGGATTCGGAGGATTTGGTGGCGGGTACGgtggatttggaggattttatggttGA
- the LOC137624933 gene encoding neuropeptide-like protein 33: MENVGLRRSKRFPESVKEATKILFIMRTISVALLVLVAFFALVELTGALPAPEPSRRHFFGGSPYGFGGYGYRPHGFGFGYGGYGGGFGGFGGGYGGFGGFYG; this comes from the exons ATGGAGAACGTCGGGTTAAGGAGAAGTAAACGCTTTCCAGAATCAGTAAAGGAAGCAACAAAAATCCTATTCATTATGAGAACG ATCAGTGTTGCCCTCTTGGTGTTGGTGGCATTTTTTGCCCTCGTGGAACTGACTGGAGCCCTTCCAGCACCTGAACCCAGCAGACGACATTTCTTTGGAGGTAGTCCCTATGGCTTCGGCGGCTATGGCTACAGACCACATGGCTTTGGCTTTGGCTACGGCGGATACGGAGGCGGATTCGGAGGCTTTGGTGGCGGATATGgtggatttggaggattttacggGTGA